One window of Bacteroides sp. AN502(2024) genomic DNA carries:
- a CDS encoding metallophosphoesterase gives MIRLLRFHLTLILLLATTFCMAQKSELKFGKDGKFKIVQFTDVHFKYGNPASDVALERINQVLDAEQPDLVVFTGDVVYAAPADSGMLKVLEQVSKRKLPFVVTFGNHDDEQGLTRSQLYDIIRTVPGNLLPDRGTALSPDYVLTVKSSSDSKKDAALLYCMDSHSYSPLKDVKGYNWLTFDQINWYRQQSAAYKEQNGGKPLPALAFFHIPLPEYHEAVRDENAAFRGTRMEEVCAPRINTGMFAAMKEAGDVMGIFVGHDHDNDYAVMWKNILLAYGRYTGGNTVYNHLPNGARIIVLDEGARTFTSWIRQKDGIVDKVFYPASFVKDDWTKR, from the coding sequence ATGATTCGACTTTTGAGATTTCACTTAACACTAATCTTACTGTTGGCAACTACTTTTTGTATGGCTCAAAAGAGTGAACTGAAGTTTGGTAAAGATGGTAAGTTCAAGATTGTGCAATTCACCGATGTGCACTTCAAGTATGGTAATCCGGCTTCTGATGTAGCATTGGAACGTATCAATCAAGTACTTGATGCCGAACAACCGGATTTGGTTGTTTTTACCGGCGATGTCGTTTACGCAGCACCTGCCGATTCCGGCATGTTGAAGGTCTTGGAACAGGTATCCAAGCGCAAGCTTCCTTTCGTTGTGACTTTTGGCAACCATGATGATGAACAGGGATTGACACGGTCGCAGCTATATGACATCATTCGCACCGTTCCAGGTAATTTACTGCCTGACCGAGGAACTGCTTTGTCACCGGATTATGTATTGACCGTCAAATCGTCTTCCGATTCAAAGAAGGATGCAGCCCTGCTTTATTGTATGGACTCTCACTCTTATTCACCTTTGAAAGATGTGAAGGGATATAATTGGCTTACGTTCGACCAGATAAACTGGTATCGTCAGCAGAGCGCCGCGTATAAAGAACAGAATGGTGGGAAACCGCTACCTGCCCTTGCCTTTTTTCATATACCTTTGCCCGAATATCACGAAGCCGTTCGCGATGAAAACGCAGCTTTTCGTGGGACACGTATGGAAGAAGTCTGTGCCCCTAGAATAAATACAGGAATGTTTGCCGCCATGAAAGAAGCGGGAGACGTGATGGGGATATTTGTCGGACACGACCATGACAACGACTATGCGGTCATGTGGAAAAATATCCTTTTGGCTTACGGGCGTTATACCGGTGGAAATACGGTGTATAATCATTTGCCGAACGGTGCCCGCATCATCGTATTGGATGAAGGCGCCCGCACATTCACTTCCTGGATTCGTCAGAAAGACGGCATTGTGGATAAAGTCTTTTATCCGGCAAGCTTTGTCAAGGACGATTGGACTAAACGTTGA
- a CDS encoding translation initiation factor, whose amino-acid sequence MKKNDWKDRLNIVYSTNPDFGYETDDDEEQTTLDKAKQNLRVSIDKKNRGGKVVTLITGFVGTENDLKELGKQLKSKCGVGGSAKDGEIIIQGDFKTKIMELLVKEGYAKTKGIGG is encoded by the coding sequence ATGAAAAAAAATGATTGGAAAGACAGACTGAACATCGTGTATTCCACGAATCCTGACTTCGGTTATGAGACGGATGACGATGAAGAACAGACCACCCTTGATAAAGCCAAACAAAACCTGCGAGTTTCCATCGATAAAAAGAACCGTGGCGGAAAAGTGGTAACATTAATTACCGGGTTCGTCGGTACGGAGAATGACCTGAAAGAACTCGGCAAACAGCTGAAAAGCAAATGCGGTGTAGGTGGTTCGGCAAAGGACGGAGAAATCATCATACAGGGAGATTTCAAGACTAAGATTATGGAACTGCTTGTCAAGGAAGGATATGCTAAGACAAAAGGTATAGGCGGTTGA
- the rplM gene encoding 50S ribosomal protein L13, whose translation MDTLSYKTISANKATVTKEWVIVDATNQTLGRLGAKVAKLLRGKYKPNFTPHVDCGDNVIIINADKVKLTGNKWNDRVYLSYTGYPGGQREMTPARLIAKPNGEERLLKKVVKGMLPKNILGAKLLNNLYVYAGSEHKHAAQNPKMIDINSYK comes from the coding sequence GTGGATACTTTAAGTTACAAGACCATTTCTGCCAACAAAGCAACTGTAACCAAAGAATGGGTTATTGTTGACGCTACAAACCAAACATTGGGTCGTCTGGGAGCAAAAGTTGCAAAATTGTTGAGAGGAAAGTACAAACCGAACTTTACTCCTCACGTAGACTGCGGTGATAACGTTATCATCATCAATGCAGACAAAGTAAAACTGACTGGTAACAAGTGGAATGACAGAGTTTATTTGTCATATACAGGCTACCCCGGTGGTCAGAGAGAGATGACTCCTGCCCGTTTGATTGCTAAACCGAACGGTGAAGAGAGATTACTGAAAAAAGTAGTGAAGGGCATGCTTCCTAAGAACATTCTGGGAGCTAAATTGCTGAACAACCTGTATGTTTACGCTGGTAGCGAACACAAACATGCAGCTCAGAACCCGAAAATGATTGATATTAATTCATATAAATAA
- a CDS encoding fumarylacetoacetate hydrolase family protein — protein sequence MKIIAVGMNYAQHNKELGHTRVNTEPVIFMKPDSAILKDGKPFFIPDFSDEIHYETELVVRINRLGKNIAPRFANRYYDAVTVGIDFTARDLQRKFREQGHPWELCKGFDSSAAIGDFVPVDRYKDIRNLNFNLLIDGKEVQQGCTADMLFKVDDIIAYVSRFVTLKIGDLLFTGTPAGVGPVSIGQHLQGYLGGEKLLDFYIR from the coding sequence ATGAAGATTATCGCAGTAGGAATGAACTATGCCCAGCATAACAAAGAACTGGGACATACACGGGTAAATACGGAACCGGTCATTTTTATGAAACCGGACTCTGCTATTCTAAAAGATGGCAAACCGTTTTTCATTCCCGACTTTTCTGACGAGATACATTATGAAACGGAACTGGTCGTCCGAATCAACCGATTGGGGAAGAATATCGCTCCCCGTTTTGCGAACCGGTATTATGATGCAGTGACGGTAGGCATTGACTTCACAGCCCGTGACCTTCAGCGGAAGTTCCGCGAACAGGGACATCCTTGGGAGTTGTGTAAAGGTTTCGATTCATCTGCCGCTATCGGGGATTTTGTTCCCGTAGATCGCTATAAGGATATTCGGAATCTGAACTTCAACCTGTTGATTGACGGTAAAGAAGTGCAGCAAGGCTGTACGGCGGACATGCTTTTCAAAGTAGATGATATCATAGCGTATGTCAGCCGATTTGTTACATTGAAAATCGGTGATTTGCTGTTCACCGGTACTCCTGCAGGTGTCGGACCTGTCAGTATCGGACAACACTTGCAAGGCTATCTGGGAGGGGAGAAACTGCTGGATTTTTATATCCGTTGA
- the ispF gene encoding 2-C-methyl-D-erythritol 2,4-cyclodiphosphate synthase has protein sequence MKIRVGFGFDVHQLVEGRELWIGGILLEHTKGLLGHSDADVLLHAVCDALLGAANMRDIGYHFPDTAGEYKNIDSKILLKKTVELIATKGYKVGNIDATICAERPKLKAHIPLMQETMATVMGIDTDDISIKATTTEKLGFTGREEGISAYATVLIEKNN, from the coding sequence ATGAAAATAAGAGTAGGTTTTGGCTTCGACGTACATCAGTTGGTCGAAGGGCGCGAACTGTGGATCGGCGGTATCCTTTTGGAGCATACGAAAGGATTGTTGGGACATTCGGACGCTGATGTATTATTGCACGCCGTTTGCGATGCCTTGTTGGGAGCGGCAAATATGCGCGACATTGGCTATCACTTTCCCGATACAGCGGGAGAATATAAAAATATAGACAGCAAGATTCTGTTGAAAAAGACTGTGGAATTGATTGCTACCAAAGGATATAAGGTCGGCAATATTGACGCCACCATCTGTGCCGAGCGTCCGAAACTCAAAGCACATATTCCTTTGATGCAGGAGACGATGGCAACAGTCATGGGCATCGATACAGATGATATTTCCATAAAAGCGACTACAACCGAGAAACTCGGGTTTACAGGTCGCGAAGAAGGTATCTCAGCCTATGCCACAGTACTGATAGAGAAGAATAATTAA
- the tsf gene encoding translation elongation factor Ts, whose protein sequence is MAVSMADITKLRKMTGAGMMDCKNALTEAEGDFDKAMEIIRKKGQAVAAKRSEREASEGCVLAKTTGDRAVIVALKCETDFVAQNADFVKLTQDILDLAVANKCKTLDEVKALPMGNGTVQDAVTDRSGITGEKMELDGYMTVEGVCTAVYNHMNRNGLCTIVAFNKEVNEQLAKQVAMQIAAMNPIAIDEDGVSEEIKQKEIEVAIEKTKVEQVQKAVEAALKKANINPAHVDSEEHMESNMAKGWITAEDVAKAKEIIATVSAEKAAHLPEQMIQNIAKGRLGKFLKEVCLLNQEDIMEGKKTVREVLAAADPELKIVDFKRFTLKAE, encoded by the coding sequence ATGGCTGTAAGTATGGCTGATATTACCAAGCTGCGCAAAATGACCGGAGCTGGTATGATGGATTGCAAAAACGCGTTGACCGAAGCGGAAGGCGATTTCGACAAGGCAATGGAAATTATCCGCAAGAAAGGACAAGCTGTTGCTGCTAAGCGTTCGGAACGTGAAGCCTCAGAAGGTTGCGTTTTGGCAAAAACTACCGGTGACCGTGCTGTTATCGTTGCTTTGAAGTGTGAAACTGACTTTGTGGCTCAGAATGCTGATTTCGTGAAACTGACTCAGGATATTCTTGATCTTGCTGTGGCTAACAAATGTAAGACTTTGGATGAAGTAAAAGCATTGCCAATGGGTAACGGTACTGTACAGGATGCAGTGACTGACCGTAGTGGTATCACAGGTGAGAAAATGGAACTTGACGGTTACATGACTGTAGAGGGGGTATGCACAGCTGTTTACAACCACATGAACAGAAATGGCCTTTGTACTATTGTTGCTTTCAACAAGGAAGTTAACGAGCAGCTGGCTAAGCAAGTAGCTATGCAGATTGCTGCCATGAACCCGATTGCTATTGATGAAGACGGTGTTTCTGAAGAAATAAAACAGAAAGAAATCGAGGTTGCCATTGAGAAGACAAAAGTTGAACAGGTACAGAAAGCTGTAGAAGCTGCACTGAAGAAAGCTAACATCAACCCGGCTCATGTGGACAGCGAAGAACACATGGAAAGCAACATGGCTAAAGGCTGGATTACTGCTGAAGATGTAGCGAAAGCAAAAGAAATCATTGCTACTGTTTCTGCTGAGAAGGCTGCACACCTGCCTGAACAAATGATTCAGAACATCGCTAAAGGTCGTCTGGGTAAGTTCTTGAAAGAAGTTTGCTTGCTGAACCAGGAAGATATCATGGAAGGTAAGAAGACTGTAAGAGAAGTATTGGCTGCCGCTGATCCTGAACTGAAGATTGTTGACTTCAAGCGTTTCACTTTGAAAGCTGAATAA
- a CDS encoding erythromycin esterase family protein — MRTYVVFFLLFSICVHAQDRTYTQMYYLDFHQEKDSLFNWYISRDKTQGVVMHDTTVMKNNKHPLGIFQQCLWNVHFPINVNVCQNVLLPRTHNASYAKLTLHCKGQNLYRAYMIGTALDYKGEAMATDTVFLIEDNDWQAYSCVVPLKGSVMLNIQIEVRGNYDKIPQKLLLDHLDVQLDSCSLDRFAVQDSYGDRDLLIENPFPLSFDTEKEYSQIKLLGKSKVLALGETFHGSASMTKVATDIMKYQILHNHCKLILLERPITQWLTLNRYVQGDDSVCPDSLLFADKFPLGQELKEFMLWLRSYNKTSGKKVGLYGIDIEMIDKDEVYWL; from the coding sequence ATGCGAACCTATGTTGTTTTCTTTTTATTATTTTCGATTTGTGTTCACGCTCAGGATAGAACCTATACACAAATGTATTATTTAGATTTTCATCAGGAAAAGGACAGTCTGTTTAATTGGTATATTAGTAGGGATAAGACCCAAGGCGTCGTCATGCATGACACTACAGTTATGAAAAACAACAAGCACCCATTAGGTATATTCCAGCAATGCTTGTGGAACGTTCATTTTCCGATCAACGTCAATGTATGTCAAAATGTATTATTGCCTAGAACACACAATGCCTCTTATGCAAAGCTTACGTTGCATTGTAAAGGACAAAATTTGTATCGGGCATATATGATTGGTACTGCTCTTGATTATAAGGGAGAGGCTATGGCTACGGATACAGTATTTTTGATAGAAGATAACGATTGGCAAGCATATTCATGCGTTGTCCCTTTGAAAGGGAGTGTGATGTTGAATATACAGATAGAAGTTAGAGGAAATTATGATAAAATCCCTCAAAAATTATTATTAGACCATTTGGATGTTCAGTTAGATAGTTGTTCCCTTGATAGATTTGCAGTACAAGATTCTTATGGAGATCGGGATTTATTAATAGAAAATCCGTTTCCATTATCTTTTGATACAGAGAAAGAATATTCCCAAATTAAACTTTTAGGTAAGTCGAAAGTGTTGGCTCTTGGAGAGACGTTTCATGGGAGTGCTTCCATGACTAAAGTAGCGACAGACATTATGAAATATCAGATTCTGCATAATCATTGTAAACTGATTCTTTTGGAAAGGCCTATTACCCAATGGCTGACCTTAAACCGATATGTGCAAGGCGATGATTCTGTATGTCCGGATAGTTTGTTGTTCGCAGATAAGTTTCCCCTTGGGCAAGAATTGAAAGAGTTTATGCTTTGGTTGAGAAGTTATAACAAAACATCCGGGAAAAAGGTGGGCTTGTATGGCATTGATATTGAAATGATAGATAAAGACGAGGTATATTGGCTGTGA
- the rpsB gene encoding 30S ribosomal protein S2 gives MSRTNFDTLLEAGCHFGHLKRKWNPAMAPYIFMERNGIHIIDLHKTVAKVDEAAEALKQIAKSGKKVLFVATKKQAKQVVAEKAQSVNMPYVIERWPGGMLTNFPTIRKAVKKMATIDKLTNDGTYSNLSKREILQISRQRAKLDKTLGSIADLTRLPSALFVIDVMKENIAVREANRLGIPVFGIVDTNSDPSNVDFVIPANDDATKSVEVILDACCAAMIEGLEERKAEKIDMEAAGEAPANKGKKKSVKARLDKSDEEAINAAKAAAFIKEDEEA, from the coding sequence ATGTCAAGAACAAATTTTGATACATTATTGGAAGCCGGATGCCACTTCGGACACCTTAAGAGAAAGTGGAATCCTGCAATGGCTCCTTATATTTTCATGGAACGCAATGGTATTCACATCATTGACCTCCACAAAACAGTTGCAAAAGTAGACGAAGCTGCTGAAGCTTTGAAACAGATTGCCAAATCAGGCAAGAAAGTTCTTTTTGTTGCTACTAAAAAACAAGCTAAACAAGTTGTAGCTGAGAAAGCTCAATCTGTTAATATGCCTTATGTAATCGAGCGCTGGCCGGGCGGTATGTTGACCAACTTCCCGACTATCCGTAAGGCTGTGAAGAAAATGGCTACTATCGACAAATTGACTAACGATGGTACTTATTCTAACCTCTCTAAGAGAGAAATTCTTCAGATTTCACGTCAACGTGCAAAATTGGACAAGACTTTGGGCTCTATCGCTGACCTGACTCGTCTGCCGTCTGCACTGTTCGTTATCGATGTAATGAAAGAAAATATCGCTGTTCGCGAAGCGAACCGTTTGGGTATTCCTGTGTTCGGTATCGTTGATACTAACTCTGATCCTTCAAACGTAGATTTCGTAATTCCTGCTAACGATGACGCTACTAAATCGGTAGAAGTTATCCTGGATGCTTGTTGCGCTGCTATGATCGAAGGCTTGGAAGAAAGAAAAGCTGAAAAGATCGACATGGAAGCTGCCGGTGAAGCTCCTGCCAACAAAGGCAAGAAAAAATCTGTGAAAGCTAGACTCGACAAGTCTGACGAAGAAGCTATCAACGCAGCTAAAGCTGCTGCTTTCATCAAGGAAGACGAAGAGGCTTAA
- a CDS encoding redox-sensing transcriptional repressor Rex — MSTYIRKEADKVPEPTLRRLPWYLSNLKLMKEKGEQYVSSTQISKEINIDASQIAKDLSYVNISGRTRVGYNIDALIEVLESFLGFTNMHKAFLFGVGSLGGALLRDSGLQHFGLEIVAAFDVNPELVGKDLDGIPIFHSDDFEAKMKEYDVNIGVLTVPINIAQEITNKMVDGGIKAVWNFTPFRIRVPENIVVQNTSLYAHLAVMFNRLNFNEK, encoded by the coding sequence ATGAGCACTTATATACGGAAAGAGGCGGATAAAGTGCCGGAGCCTACCTTGCGCAGACTTCCCTGGTATCTGTCTAATCTGAAACTAATGAAAGAAAAAGGAGAGCAATATGTCTCTTCCACACAAATCTCTAAGGAAATAAATATTGACGCTTCCCAAATCGCCAAGGATTTGTCGTACGTTAATATTTCGGGACGTACGAGAGTCGGTTATAACATCGACGCACTGATTGAAGTGCTGGAGAGCTTTCTTGGATTTACCAATATGCACAAAGCCTTTTTGTTTGGTGTAGGTAGCTTAGGTGGAGCTTTGCTTCGCGACTCGGGTTTGCAGCATTTCGGATTGGAGATTGTCGCGGCTTTTGATGTCAATCCGGAATTGGTAGGAAAGGACTTGGACGGAATCCCTATTTTTCATTCCGACGATTTTGAAGCGAAGATGAAAGAATACGATGTGAATATCGGTGTGCTGACAGTGCCTATTAATATTGCTCAGGAGATTACAAACAAGATGGTAGACGGTGGCATAAAGGCGGTATGGAACTTTACTCCTTTCCGTATTCGCGTGCCTGAGAATATTGTCGTACAGAATACTTCCCTTTATGCCCACCTGGCCGTGATGTTTAACCGATTGAATTTTAACGAGAAATAA
- the rpsI gene encoding 30S ribosomal protein S9, which translates to MEVVNALGRRKRAIARVFVSEGTGKITINKRDLAEYFPSTILQYVVKQPLNKLGAAEKYDIKVNLCGGGFTGQSQALRLAIARALVKINAEDKAALRAEGFMTRDPRSVERKKPGQPKARRRFQFSKR; encoded by the coding sequence ATGGAAGTAGTAAATGCATTAGGCAGACGTAAACGTGCAATTGCACGTGTTTTCGTAAGCGAAGGTACAGGAAAGATTACTATTAACAAGAGAGACCTTGCAGAGTACTTTCCATCAACTATTCTTCAGTATGTTGTAAAACAACCATTGAACAAGTTGGGTGCTGCTGAGAAGTATGACATCAAAGTAAACTTGTGCGGTGGCGGTTTCACTGGTCAGTCTCAGGCTTTGCGTTTGGCAATTGCCCGTGCTCTGGTTAAAATCAACGCTGAAGATAAAGCTGCTCTTCGTGCAGAAGGCTTCATGACTCGTGACCCGCGTTCTGTTGAACGTAAGAAACCGGGACAGCCGAAAGCTCGTAGAAGATTCCAGTTCAGCAAACGTTAA
- a CDS encoding glycosyltransferase family 4 protein, producing the protein MEKINLFLMDMSEDGTTTGVTRYMETLLRGLSACPDIEVCWIRLVHSRSKLIHRLGRVGNHLEYIIPLPLSMDPIINESYWNQKYNSVVFHIIGHLFEGKSNIILHTHTLNLIDLALYIRSKVDCKIITHLHCIPWKGIYNRNLRHFNHLYEMAYLHPTLETDRKLILSDWEYRSYTKADRLICVTRCGADFIRKGVTGALPPMDIIPNGMDDFYEKRTVGRKKDKLIRLVYAGALSPSKGLQFILEALRGMKQRGYDNIQLQIAGGGHPRFVSSLASQYRDLDIRFLGLLPFDKLKEVYRNSDIGVIASLQEQASYVALEMAMFGLAVVTTAVDGLDEMFTDGVTALKVGVTFSVEGGLKVDVKMLEDKLIELIDNKKKRQRLRNNARQMYLKKLTLEQMTERTVSIYRQLL; encoded by the coding sequence ATGGAAAAGATAAATTTGTTTTTAATGGATATGAGCGAGGATGGCACCACAACGGGTGTCACTCGCTATATGGAGACTCTTCTTCGCGGACTGTCGGCTTGTCCGGACATCGAGGTTTGTTGGATACGGTTGGTTCATTCGCGAAGCAAGTTGATTCATCGTTTGGGACGGGTAGGTAATCATCTTGAGTATATTATACCTCTGCCGTTGTCTATGGATCCTATCATTAATGAATCATACTGGAATCAGAAATATAATTCAGTAGTATTCCATATTATAGGGCATCTTTTTGAGGGGAAAAGTAATATTATACTCCATACGCATACGTTAAATCTGATAGATTTGGCACTTTATATACGTTCGAAGGTGGATTGTAAGATTATTACTCATTTGCACTGCATCCCATGGAAAGGAATTTATAACCGTAATTTGAGACATTTCAATCATTTATATGAAATGGCTTACCTGCATCCTACTCTCGAAACCGACCGTAAGTTAATTCTTAGTGATTGGGAATATCGTTCTTATACGAAAGCGGATCGTCTTATCTGTGTCACCCGGTGTGGTGCCGATTTTATTCGTAAAGGTGTCACAGGAGCGTTACCTCCGATGGATATTATCCCTAATGGTATGGATGATTTCTACGAAAAAAGAACGGTGGGGCGTAAAAAAGATAAACTGATTCGTTTGGTTTATGCAGGTGCGTTATCTCCCAGTAAAGGGTTGCAGTTTATTCTGGAGGCGTTGCGTGGCATGAAGCAGAGGGGATATGATAATATACAATTGCAGATAGCGGGCGGAGGGCATCCCCGGTTTGTCAGTTCTTTGGCTTCGCAATACCGCGATTTGGATATCAGATTTTTGGGCTTACTGCCTTTTGATAAGTTGAAAGAGGTTTATCGGAATAGTGATATCGGTGTGATTGCTTCTTTGCAGGAACAGGCAAGTTATGTGGCGCTAGAGATGGCGATGTTTGGGCTTGCGGTGGTTACCACCGCAGTAGACGGGCTTGACGAAATGTTCACGGATGGAGTGACGGCTTTAAAAGTAGGCGTTACTTTCTCTGTGGAAGGTGGTCTGAAAGTGGACGTAAAGATGTTGGAAGATAAGTTGATAGAACTGATTGATAATAAAAAGAAGAGACAACGACTACGCAATAATGCAAGGCAGATGTATTTGAAAAAACTGACTTTGGAGCAAATGACAGAACGGACGGTTTCTATTTATCGTCAGTTGCTATAG